One window from the genome of Bufo bufo chromosome 4, aBufBuf1.1, whole genome shotgun sequence encodes:
- the LOC120997169 gene encoding uncharacterized protein LOC120997169 isoform X3, with the protein MIGVKYGLLGGGPPIEKTKQTEDKTQETNGTKNGAIVTGTGGESEEKGEGSTMSPRPRNGMVHGSVNNEHDTTPPNLPHRVLPPPPENLQAAPPASEEQDPLYDTVKDIKEVETRQASARSNKEDTRNISKNPPENQGSPKVERTNPLYVSADEVPHPPSYQETTSPLPSHEADEKKDDGKTQVVDEPLYAVIHKGHSVKKTPPAQDPAGEKSTPLQNVNCDHQRMEVNVSMEQKTPEPSKIVDSMLSKCRKKSIKTAQLKIHDTAVNVGQEDPPAIPERHFDIESEFKEFTIEDTEVAGEPPAST; encoded by the exons ATGATTGGAGTGAAATATGGTCTCCTAGGTGGTGGACCTCCCATAGAAAAG ACAAAACAAACAGAAGACAAGACACAAGAAACCAATGGAacaaagaatggcgccattgttaCAG GCACTGGAGGAGAGTCAGAAGAAAAAGGGGAGGGGAGTACGATGTCACCCAGGCCGAGAAATGGTATGGTCCATGGCTCTGTAAACAATGAACATGATACAACACCTCCCAATCTACCGCACAGAGTCCTCCCGCCGCCTCCAGAGAACCTACAGGCCGCTCCACCTGCATCAGAGGAGCAAGACCCTCTCTATGATACTGTGAAAGACATAAAGGAGGTGGAAACGCGCCAGGCCAGTGCGCGGAGCA ATAAAGAAGACACGAGGAACATCTCTAAGAACCCACCAGaaaaccagggatccccgaaagtaGAAAGGACAAACCCTTTATACgtatctgcagatgaggtgccacATCCTCCATCATACCAGGAGACTACATCTCCTCTTCCAAGTCATGAAGCCGATGAGAAGAAAGACGATGGGAAGACCCAGGTTGTTGATGAACCTTTGTATGCTGTCATTCATAAAGGACATTCAGTGAAGAAGACACCACCAGCACAAGATCCAGCAGGGGAGAAAAGCACACCCTTGCAAAACGTCAACTGCGATCATCAAAGAATGGAGGTCAATGTATCCATGGAGCAGAAGACACCAGAGCCTTCCAAAATAGTAGATTCAATGTTAAGCAAATGTAGGAAGAAGAGTATAaagactgcacagctgaaaatacATGACACAGCGGTAAATGTTGGCCAAGAGGATCCACCGGCGATTCCAGAGAGGCATTTCGACATCGAAAGTGAATTCAAGGAATTTACAATTGAG